One part of the Homo sapiens chromosome 19, GRCh38.p14 Primary Assembly genome encodes these proteins:
- the ZNF227 gene encoding zinc finger protein 227 isoform X4 — MVSQLEAEEKLWMMETETQRSSKHQNKMETLQKFALKYLSNQELSCWQIWKQVASELTRCLQGKSSQLLQGDSIQVSENENNIMNPKGDSSIYIENQEFPFWRTQHSCGNTYLSESQIQSRGKQIDVKNNLQIHEDFMKKSPFHEHIKTDTEPKPCKGNEYGKIISDGSNQKLPLGEKPHPCGECGRGFSYSPRLPLHPNVHTGEKCFSQSSHLRTHQRIHPGEKLNRCHESGDCFNKSSFHSYQSNHTGEKSYRCDSCGKGFSSSTGLIIHYRTHTGEKPYKCEECGKCFSQSSNFQCHQRVHTEEKPYKCEECGKGFGWSVNLRVHQRVHRGEKPYKCEECGKGFTQAAHFHIHQRVHTGEKPYKCDVCGKGFSHNSPLICHRRVHTGEKPYKCEACGKGFTRNTDLHIHFRVHTGEKPYKCKECGKGFSQASNLQVHQNVHTGEKRFKCETCGKGFSQSSKLQTHQRVHTGEKPYRCDVCGKDFSYSSNLKLHQVIHTGEKPYKCEECGKGFSWRSNLHAHQRVHSGEKPYKCEQCDKSFSQAIDFRVHQRVHTGEKPYKCGVCGKGFSQSSGLQSHQRVHTGEKPYKCDVCGKGFRYSSQFIYHQRGHTGEKPYKCEECGKGFGRSLNLRHHQRVHTGEKPHICEECGKAFSLPSNLRVHLGVHTREKLFKCEECGKGFSQSARLEAHQRVHTGEKPYKCDICDKDFRHRSRLTYHQKVHTGKKL, encoded by the exons ATGGTATCCCAATTGGAAGCAGAAGAAAAGCTTTGGATGATGGAAACAGAAACCCAAAGAA gcAGCAAGCATCAAAATAAGATGGAAACACTCCaaaaatttgcattaaaataCCTTTCAAATCAAGAGCTGTCCTGCTGGCAAATCTGGAAACAGGTTGCAAGTGAATTAACCAGGTGTCTTCAGGGGAAGAGTTCCCAGTTATTACAAGGTGACTCTATTCAGGTTTCTGAAAATGAGAACAATATAATGAACCCTAAAGGAGATAGCTCTATTTATATTGAAAATCAAGAGTTTCCATTTTGGAGAACCCAGCATTCTTGCGGGAATACATATCTGAGTGAGTCACAGATTCAGAGTAGAGGTAAGCAAATTGATGTGAAAAATAACCTGCAAATACATGAAGACTTCATGAAGAAATCACCATTTCATGAGCATATTAAAACTGACACAGAACCAAAACCCTGCAAAGGTAATGAATATGGCAAAATCATTAGTGATGGCTCCAATCAGAAATTACCCTTAGGAGAGAAACCCCATCCATGTGGTGAGTGTGGAAGGGGCTTCAGTTATAGCCCAAGGCTTCCCCTTCATCCGAATGTTCATACAGGAGAAAAATGCTTCAGTCAAAGCTCACATCTGCGAACTCATCAGAGAATTCACCCAGGAGAGAAACTCAATAGATGTCATGAATCTGGTGATTGCTTCAATAAGAGCTCTTTTCATTCTTATCAATCTAATCATACAGGAGAGAAGTCTTATAGATGCGACAGTTGCGGCAAGGGATTCAGTAGCAGCACGGGTCTTATCATTCATTACagaactcatactggagagaaaccctataaatgcgAGGAATGTGGTAAATGCTTTAGTCAAAGTTCAAATTTTCAGTGCCATCAGAGAGTCCACACTGAAGAAAAACCATACAAATGCGAAGAGTGTGGTAAGGGCTTCGGTTGGAGTGTTAATCTCCGTGTTCACCAGAGGGTCCACAGGGGTGAGAAGCCCTATAAATGTGAGGAATGTGGTAAGGGCTTCactcaggctgcacattttcacATCCATCAGAGagtccacactggagagaaaccctacaagtgtgatgtgtgtggtaaGGGCTTCAGCCACAATTCACCATTAATATGCCATCGGAGAGTCCACACAGGAGAGAAGCCATACAAGTGTGAGGCGTGTGGGAAAGGCTTTACCCGTAATACAGATCTGCATATTCATTTCAGAGTTCACAcgggagagaaaccctataaatgtaagGAGTGTGGTAAGGGCTTCAGTCAGGCTTCAAATCTTCAAGTCCATCAGAATGTCCACACTGGGGAGAAACGATTCAAGTGTGAAACGTGTGGGAAGGGCTTCAGTCAGTCCTCAAAGCTTCAAACCCATCAGCGagtccacactggagagaaaccatataGATGTGATGTGTGTGGTAAGGACTTCAGTTATAGTTCAAATCTTAAACTACACCAAGtaattcacactggagaaaaaccaTATAAATGTGAGGAATGTGGGAAGGGCTTCAGTTGGAGATCAAATCTTCATGCACATCAAAGAGTTCACTCAGGAGAAAAACCCTATAAATGTGAGCAGTGTGATAAGAGCTTCAGTCAGGCCATAGATTTTCGGGTACATCAGAGAGtccatactggagagaagccATACAAATGTGGTGTCTGTGGTAAGGGCTTCAGTCAGTCCTCTGGTCTTCAATCCCATCAGAGAGTCCACACGGGGGAAAAGCCATACAAATGTGATGTGTGTGGAAAGGGCTTTAGATACAGTTCGCAGTTTATATACCATCAGAGAGGCcacactggagaaaaaccttacaaatgtgaagagtGTGGGAAAGGCTTTGGTAGGAGCTTGAATCTTCGCCATCATCAGAGGGTCCACACGGGAGAGAAACCCCATATATGTGAGGAGTGTGGTAAGGCCTTCAGTCTCCCCTCAAATCTTCGAGTCCACCTGGGTGTTCACACCAGGGAAAAACTCTTTAAATGTGAAGAGTGTGGTAAAGGCTTCAGTCAGAGTGCACGTCTTGAAGCCCATCAGAGAGTCCACACTGGAGAAAAACCATACAAATGTGACATATGTGATAAGGACTTCCGTCACCGTTCACGTCTTACATATCATCAGAAAGTCCATACTGGTAAAAAGctttag
- the ZNF227 gene encoding zinc finger protein 227 isoform c (isoform c is encoded by transcript variant 6), with the protein MVENFKNLVAVGSKHQNKMETLQKFALKYLSNQELSCWQIWKQVASELTRCLQGKSSQLLQGDSIQVSENENNIMNPKGDSSIYIENQEFPFWRTQHSCGNTYLSESQIQSRGKQIDVKNNLQIHEDFMKKSPFHEHIKTDTEPKPCKGNEYGKIISDGSNQKLPLGEKPHPCGECGRGFSYSPRLPLHPNVHTGEKCFSQSSHLRTHQRIHPGEKLNRCHESGDCFNKSSFHSYQSNHTGEKSYRCDSCGKGFSSSTGLIIHYRTHTGEKPYKCEECGKCFSQSSNFQCHQRVHTEEKPYKCEECGKGFGWSVNLRVHQRVHRGEKPYKCEECGKGFTQAAHFHIHQRVHTGEKPYKCDVCGKGFSHNSPLICHRRVHTGEKPYKCEACGKGFTRNTDLHIHFRVHTGEKPYKCKECGKGFSQASNLQVHQNVHTGEKRFKCETCGKGFSQSSKLQTHQRVHTGEKPYRCDVCGKDFSYSSNLKLHQVIHTGEKPYKCEECGKGFSWRSNLHAHQRVHSGEKPYKCEQCDKSFSQAIDFRVHQRVHTGEKPYKCGVCGKGFSQSSGLQSHQRVHTGEKPYKCDVCGKGFRYSSQFIYHQRGHTGEKPYKCEECGKGFGRSLNLRHHQRVHTGEKPHICEECGKAFSLPSNLRVHLGVHTREKLFKCEECGKGFSQSARLEAHQRVHTGEKPYKCDICDKDFRHRSRLTYHQKVHTGKKL; encoded by the exons ATGGTGGAGAACTTCAAGAACCTGGTTGCAGtgg gcAGCAAGCATCAAAATAAGATGGAAACACTCCaaaaatttgcattaaaataCCTTTCAAATCAAGAGCTGTCCTGCTGGCAAATCTGGAAACAGGTTGCAAGTGAATTAACCAGGTGTCTTCAGGGGAAGAGTTCCCAGTTATTACAAGGTGACTCTATTCAGGTTTCTGAAAATGAGAACAATATAATGAACCCTAAAGGAGATAGCTCTATTTATATTGAAAATCAAGAGTTTCCATTTTGGAGAACCCAGCATTCTTGCGGGAATACATATCTGAGTGAGTCACAGATTCAGAGTAGAGGTAAGCAAATTGATGTGAAAAATAACCTGCAAATACATGAAGACTTCATGAAGAAATCACCATTTCATGAGCATATTAAAACTGACACAGAACCAAAACCCTGCAAAGGTAATGAATATGGCAAAATCATTAGTGATGGCTCCAATCAGAAATTACCCTTAGGAGAGAAACCCCATCCATGTGGTGAGTGTGGAAGGGGCTTCAGTTATAGCCCAAGGCTTCCCCTTCATCCGAATGTTCATACAGGAGAAAAATGCTTCAGTCAAAGCTCACATCTGCGAACTCATCAGAGAATTCACCCAGGAGAGAAACTCAATAGATGTCATGAATCTGGTGATTGCTTCAATAAGAGCTCTTTTCATTCTTATCAATCTAATCATACAGGAGAGAAGTCTTATAGATGCGACAGTTGCGGCAAGGGATTCAGTAGCAGCACGGGTCTTATCATTCATTACagaactcatactggagagaaaccctataaatgcgAGGAATGTGGTAAATGCTTTAGTCAAAGTTCAAATTTTCAGTGCCATCAGAGAGTCCACACTGAAGAAAAACCATACAAATGCGAAGAGTGTGGTAAGGGCTTCGGTTGGAGTGTTAATCTCCGTGTTCACCAGAGGGTCCACAGGGGTGAGAAGCCCTATAAATGTGAGGAATGTGGTAAGGGCTTCactcaggctgcacattttcacATCCATCAGAGagtccacactggagagaaaccctacaagtgtgatgtgtgtggtaaGGGCTTCAGCCACAATTCACCATTAATATGCCATCGGAGAGTCCACACAGGAGAGAAGCCATACAAGTGTGAGGCGTGTGGGAAAGGCTTTACCCGTAATACAGATCTGCATATTCATTTCAGAGTTCACAcgggagagaaaccctataaatgtaagGAGTGTGGTAAGGGCTTCAGTCAGGCTTCAAATCTTCAAGTCCATCAGAATGTCCACACTGGGGAGAAACGATTCAAGTGTGAAACGTGTGGGAAGGGCTTCAGTCAGTCCTCAAAGCTTCAAACCCATCAGCGagtccacactggagagaaaccatataGATGTGATGTGTGTGGTAAGGACTTCAGTTATAGTTCAAATCTTAAACTACACCAAGtaattcacactggagaaaaaccaTATAAATGTGAGGAATGTGGGAAGGGCTTCAGTTGGAGATCAAATCTTCATGCACATCAAAGAGTTCACTCAGGAGAAAAACCCTATAAATGTGAGCAGTGTGATAAGAGCTTCAGTCAGGCCATAGATTTTCGGGTACATCAGAGAGtccatactggagagaagccATACAAATGTGGTGTCTGTGGTAAGGGCTTCAGTCAGTCCTCTGGTCTTCAATCCCATCAGAGAGTCCACACGGGGGAAAAGCCATACAAATGTGATGTGTGTGGAAAGGGCTTTAGATACAGTTCGCAGTTTATATACCATCAGAGAGGCcacactggagaaaaaccttacaaatgtgaagagtGTGGGAAAGGCTTTGGTAGGAGCTTGAATCTTCGCCATCATCAGAGGGTCCACACGGGAGAGAAACCCCATATATGTGAGGAGTGTGGTAAGGCCTTCAGTCTCCCCTCAAATCTTCGAGTCCACCTGGGTGTTCACACCAGGGAAAAACTCTTTAAATGTGAAGAGTGTGGTAAAGGCTTCAGTCAGAGTGCACGTCTTGAAGCCCATCAGAGAGTCCACACTGGAGAAAAACCATACAAATGTGACATATGTGATAAGGACTTCCGTCACCGTTCACGTCTTACATATCATCAGAAAGTCCATACTGGTAAAAAGctttag
- the ZNF227 gene encoding zinc finger protein 227 isoform d (isoform d is encoded by transcript variant 8): METLQKFALKYLSNQELSCWQIWKQVASELTRCLQGKSSQLLQGDSIQVSENENNIMNPKGDSSIYIENQEFPFWRTQHSCGNTYLSESQIQSRGKQIDVKNNLQIHEDFMKKSPFHEHIKTDTEPKPCKGNEYGKIISDGSNQKLPLGEKPHPCGECGRGFSYSPRLPLHPNVHTGEKCFSQSSHLRTHQRIHPGEKLNRCHESGDCFNKSSFHSYQSNHTGEKSYRCDSCGKGFSSSTGLIIHYRTHTGEKPYKCEECGKCFSQSSNFQCHQRVHTEEKPYKCEECGKGFGWSVNLRVHQRVHRGEKPYKCEECGKGFTQAAHFHIHQRVHTGEKPYKCDVCGKGFSHNSPLICHRRVHTGEKPYKCEACGKGFTRNTDLHIHFRVHTGEKPYKCKECGKGFSQASNLQVHQNVHTGEKRFKCETCGKGFSQSSKLQTHQRVHTGEKPYRCDVCGKDFSYSSNLKLHQVIHTGEKPYKCEECGKGFSWRSNLHAHQRVHSGEKPYKCEQCDKSFSQAIDFRVHQRVHTGEKPYKCGVCGKGFSQSSGLQSHQRVHTGEKPYKCDVCGKGFRYSSQFIYHQRGHTGEKPYKCEECGKGFGRSLNLRHHQRVHTGEKPHICEECGKAFSLPSNLRVHLGVHTREKLFKCEECGKGFSQSARLEAHQRVHTGEKPYKCDICDKDFRHRSRLTYHQKVHTGKKL, from the coding sequence ATGGAAACACTCCaaaaatttgcattaaaataCCTTTCAAATCAAGAGCTGTCCTGCTGGCAAATCTGGAAACAGGTTGCAAGTGAATTAACCAGGTGTCTTCAGGGGAAGAGTTCCCAGTTATTACAAGGTGACTCTATTCAGGTTTCTGAAAATGAGAACAATATAATGAACCCTAAAGGAGATAGCTCTATTTATATTGAAAATCAAGAGTTTCCATTTTGGAGAACCCAGCATTCTTGCGGGAATACATATCTGAGTGAGTCACAGATTCAGAGTAGAGGTAAGCAAATTGATGTGAAAAATAACCTGCAAATACATGAAGACTTCATGAAGAAATCACCATTTCATGAGCATATTAAAACTGACACAGAACCAAAACCCTGCAAAGGTAATGAATATGGCAAAATCATTAGTGATGGCTCCAATCAGAAATTACCCTTAGGAGAGAAACCCCATCCATGTGGTGAGTGTGGAAGGGGCTTCAGTTATAGCCCAAGGCTTCCCCTTCATCCGAATGTTCATACAGGAGAAAAATGCTTCAGTCAAAGCTCACATCTGCGAACTCATCAGAGAATTCACCCAGGAGAGAAACTCAATAGATGTCATGAATCTGGTGATTGCTTCAATAAGAGCTCTTTTCATTCTTATCAATCTAATCATACAGGAGAGAAGTCTTATAGATGCGACAGTTGCGGCAAGGGATTCAGTAGCAGCACGGGTCTTATCATTCATTACagaactcatactggagagaaaccctataaatgcgAGGAATGTGGTAAATGCTTTAGTCAAAGTTCAAATTTTCAGTGCCATCAGAGAGTCCACACTGAAGAAAAACCATACAAATGCGAAGAGTGTGGTAAGGGCTTCGGTTGGAGTGTTAATCTCCGTGTTCACCAGAGGGTCCACAGGGGTGAGAAGCCCTATAAATGTGAGGAATGTGGTAAGGGCTTCactcaggctgcacattttcacATCCATCAGAGagtccacactggagagaaaccctacaagtgtgatgtgtgtggtaaGGGCTTCAGCCACAATTCACCATTAATATGCCATCGGAGAGTCCACACAGGAGAGAAGCCATACAAGTGTGAGGCGTGTGGGAAAGGCTTTACCCGTAATACAGATCTGCATATTCATTTCAGAGTTCACAcgggagagaaaccctataaatgtaagGAGTGTGGTAAGGGCTTCAGTCAGGCTTCAAATCTTCAAGTCCATCAGAATGTCCACACTGGGGAGAAACGATTCAAGTGTGAAACGTGTGGGAAGGGCTTCAGTCAGTCCTCAAAGCTTCAAACCCATCAGCGagtccacactggagagaaaccatataGATGTGATGTGTGTGGTAAGGACTTCAGTTATAGTTCAAATCTTAAACTACACCAAGtaattcacactggagaaaaaccaTATAAATGTGAGGAATGTGGGAAGGGCTTCAGTTGGAGATCAAATCTTCATGCACATCAAAGAGTTCACTCAGGAGAAAAACCCTATAAATGTGAGCAGTGTGATAAGAGCTTCAGTCAGGCCATAGATTTTCGGGTACATCAGAGAGtccatactggagagaagccATACAAATGTGGTGTCTGTGGTAAGGGCTTCAGTCAGTCCTCTGGTCTTCAATCCCATCAGAGAGTCCACACGGGGGAAAAGCCATACAAATGTGATGTGTGTGGAAAGGGCTTTAGATACAGTTCGCAGTTTATATACCATCAGAGAGGCcacactggagaaaaaccttacaaatgtgaagagtGTGGGAAAGGCTTTGGTAGGAGCTTGAATCTTCGCCATCATCAGAGGGTCCACACGGGAGAGAAACCCCATATATGTGAGGAGTGTGGTAAGGCCTTCAGTCTCCCCTCAAATCTTCGAGTCCACCTGGGTGTTCACACCAGGGAAAAACTCTTTAAATGTGAAGAGTGTGGTAAAGGCTTCAGTCAGAGTGCACGTCTTGAAGCCCATCAGAGAGTCCACACTGGAGAAAAACCATACAAATGTGACATATGTGATAAGGACTTCCGTCACCGTTCACGTCTTACATATCATCAGAAAGTCCATACTGGTAAAAAGctttag